The following proteins are co-located in the Leptospira weilii genome:
- the flhA gene encoding flagellar biosynthesis protein FlhA — protein MEKKWWNQSDVILGVGAVAIVAMLVIPLPGLILDILIIVSLAVGLLVLLTSLSVNEPADFSIFPSLLLITTLYRLALNVSTTRQILSKGPAMNSHVIDAFGSFIIGSESGLSKYVVGFIIFIILVLVQILVITKGATRISEVAARFTLDALPGKQMAIDMELSSGNINEEEAKKRRKRIEAEVDFYGSMDGASKFVQGDVRAGLIITAINLLGGVIIGSSIRGESFTQAIETYGKFTIGDGLVSQIPALLTTVATGIIVTRSGSESDLATQFKSQLFSNSKVLYVVAGSLGFSAFIPGLPFIPLVLLSAGIAYLGYSLEQTVKEQLESIEKKEKESGQDRKPKDFYEELRTDPIEIEVGYHLIPLVDTSQGGALLDQISNLRKKFAQDNGVVIPPVRILDNLDLNPDTYSIKINGTEVGTSTVKPDKLMALNTSPGAAESIQGEDFLEPSFGQKAKWISSEDKSEVEAKGYTVVDASTVVVTHLKELLATHASTLLGREEVKKLLDHYKASYPTLIGELDADKPGNLGIIQQVLQNLLREGLGIRNLVPILESIANNLSKYQNPYILTELVRQSVARTVVKDYLSMDGKLRVITLESKILDRLNKSITQDRIENRDILSLAPDFYRKLIDSVAELYRKFRIEGKFPIFVVNREVRLPFSYLLAKEFPPRNFGVLAYEEIHSSVDSVIEAELKLPQTQTAPAGVEEEA, from the coding sequence ATGGAAAAGAAATGGTGGAATCAATCTGACGTGATTTTAGGAGTCGGAGCCGTTGCGATCGTCGCAATGCTCGTTATTCCTCTTCCCGGGCTTATATTAGATATTTTGATTATTGTTAGCTTGGCAGTTGGGCTTTTGGTTCTTCTGACTTCGCTTTCGGTCAACGAACCTGCTGATTTTTCGATCTTTCCGAGTTTACTTCTCATTACTACGTTGTATCGACTTGCGCTCAACGTATCGACTACGAGACAAATTCTTTCCAAAGGTCCCGCGATGAACAGCCACGTCATTGATGCTTTCGGATCTTTTATCATAGGAAGCGAGTCCGGGCTTTCTAAATATGTGGTGGGGTTTATCATATTCATCATTCTCGTTCTTGTCCAAATTCTGGTGATCACAAAGGGTGCGACTCGGATTTCGGAAGTTGCGGCTCGTTTTACTTTGGATGCCTTACCGGGTAAGCAGATGGCGATCGATATGGAACTTTCTTCCGGAAATATCAACGAGGAGGAAGCCAAAAAAAGAAGAAAGAGGATAGAAGCCGAAGTGGACTTTTACGGTTCCATGGACGGAGCGAGTAAATTTGTTCAAGGAGATGTACGAGCCGGACTTATCATCACCGCCATTAATCTGTTAGGCGGAGTGATCATAGGTTCTTCGATTCGAGGAGAATCTTTCACCCAGGCCATCGAAACCTACGGAAAGTTTACCATAGGAGACGGACTCGTATCTCAGATTCCCGCGCTGTTAACAACGGTCGCAACTGGTATCATCGTCACTCGTTCCGGTTCCGAATCGGATCTCGCTACTCAATTCAAAAGCCAGCTCTTCAGCAATTCCAAGGTTCTTTATGTGGTTGCGGGAAGTTTGGGATTTTCCGCATTTATTCCTGGACTACCGTTTATTCCTCTGGTTCTTCTCTCGGCGGGAATTGCTTACTTGGGATATTCGCTTGAACAAACCGTTAAGGAGCAACTCGAATCGATCGAGAAAAAAGAGAAAGAATCCGGTCAGGATCGTAAACCGAAAGATTTTTACGAAGAACTTAGAACCGATCCGATCGAAATCGAAGTCGGTTATCATTTAATTCCGTTAGTCGATACTTCCCAAGGCGGAGCGCTGCTGGACCAAATCAGCAATCTCAGAAAAAAGTTTGCTCAAGACAACGGAGTTGTAATTCCTCCCGTGAGAATTTTAGACAACTTGGATCTGAATCCGGATACGTATTCGATCAAGATTAACGGAACTGAGGTGGGAACTTCCACGGTAAAACCGGACAAGTTGATGGCTCTCAACACAAGTCCGGGAGCGGCGGAATCGATTCAAGGAGAGGATTTCTTGGAGCCTTCTTTCGGTCAAAAGGCGAAGTGGATTTCCTCCGAAGATAAGTCGGAAGTCGAAGCGAAAGGTTATACCGTGGTCGACGCATCCACTGTGGTTGTTACGCATTTGAAAGAACTCTTGGCGACACACGCGTCTACCTTGCTCGGAAGGGAAGAAGTCAAAAAACTTCTGGATCATTACAAAGCGAGTTATCCGACACTCATCGGAGAATTGGACGCGGACAAACCGGGTAACCTTGGAATCATCCAACAAGTGTTGCAGAATCTTCTCAGAGAGGGTCTTGGAATCAGAAACCTCGTGCCTATACTTGAATCGATTGCAAACAATTTATCCAAGTATCAGAATCCGTATATACTCACGGAATTGGTGCGGCAGTCCGTTGCAAGAACCGTGGTCAAGGATTATCTCTCCATGGACGGTAAACTTCGGGTGATTACTCTCGAAAGTAAAATCCTCGATCGGCTCAATAAATCGATCACTCAGGATAGAATCGAAAACAGAGACATTCTTTCTCTGGCCCCCGATTTTTACAGAAAATTGATTGATAGCGTTGCCGAACTCTATCGAAAGTTTCGAATCGAAGGAAAGTTTCCGATTTTCGTAGTGAACCGGGAGGTACGTTTGCCGTTTTCGTATCTGCTCGCAAAGGAGTTTCCTCCTCGTAATTTCGGAGTTCTTGCGTATGAAGAAATACATTCTTCCGTGGATTCGGTTATAGAGGCCGAGCTCAAACTTCCTCAAACACAAACCGCGCCCGCGGGAGTGGAGGAAGAAGCATGA